One window from the genome of Candidatus Methylomirabilota bacterium encodes:
- a CDS encoding class I SAM-dependent methyltransferase — MPVSPRFLGLLEAEGLDTMRGLDVGCGTGRLTFWLAARMRHVAGLDRDPAAIKEARRLAEQAQLANVDFIEGDAEREEYVRFSPDMVTAHLCASDAIIERAARALRPGQCLGMVAFHVDQWRETGKVSRFAYDETRMERSLRAQGFLPEVVEVEREVKRFASVEEGLAAAVGLEDAWRADGRWFRYLAFLEGGGRTLTRAHLIVKARKS, encoded by the coding sequence TTGCCTGTCTCGCCAAGGTTCCTGGGTCTGCTCGAGGCGGAGGGTCTCGACACCATGCGGGGGCTCGACGTGGGCTGCGGCACGGGGCGACTGACGTTCTGGCTCGCCGCACGGATGAGACACGTCGCGGGCCTCGATCGGGACCCCGCCGCCATCAAGGAAGCTCGTCGTCTGGCCGAGCAGGCCCAGCTCGCCAACGTCGATTTCATCGAAGGAGATGCCGAGCGCGAGGAATACGTTCGCTTCAGCCCCGATATGGTGACGGCGCATCTCTGCGCCTCCGACGCCATCATCGAGCGCGCGGCCCGAGCCCTTCGACCCGGCCAGTGCCTGGGGATGGTCGCCTTCCATGTCGACCAGTGGAGGGAGACGGGCAAGGTCTCCCGCTTCGCCTACGACGAGACGCGCATGGAGCGGAGCCTCCGCGCCCAGGGTTTCCTCCCCGAAGTCGTCGAGGTCGAGCGTGAGGTGAAGCGCTTTGCCTCGGTGGAGGAAGGGCTGGCCGCCGCCGTGGGTCTTGAAGACGCGTGGCGGGCCGACGGCCGGTGGTTCCGCTACCTCGCCTTCCTCGAGGGTGGCGGGCGCACGCTCACGCGCGCCCACCTCATCGTCAAGGCCCGCAAGTCGTGA